A region from the Peromyscus leucopus breed LL Stock chromosome 9, UCI_PerLeu_2.1, whole genome shotgun sequence genome encodes:
- the Mrps16 gene encoding 28S ribosomal protein S16, mitochondrial, whose amino-acid sequence MVHLTTFLCKAYRGGHLTIRLALGGCTNRPFYRIVAAHNKCPRDGRFVEQLGSYDPLPNSNGEKLVALNLDRIRHWIGCGAQLSKPMEKLLGLSGFYPLHPMMITNAERLRRKRAREVLLASQNTEPEPGEREAS is encoded by the exons ATGGTCCACCTTA CAACCTTTCTCTGCAAAGCGTACCGTGGGGGCCACCTAACCATCCGCCTTGCTCTGGGTGGCTGCACCAACCGGCCCTTTTACCGCattgtggcagctcacaacaagtGTCCCAGGGACGGCCGCTTCGTGGAGCAGTTGGGCTCCTATGATCCACTGCCCAACAGTAACGGAGAAAAACTGGTTGCCCTCAACCTGGACCGGATCCGGCATTGGATTGGCTGTGGGGCTCAGCTCTCTAAGCCTATGGAGAAACTTCTGG GTCTTTCTGGCTTTTACCCCCTGCACCCGATGATGATCACAAATGCTGAGAGACTTCGGAGGAAGAGAGCTCGTGAAGTTCTCTTAGCGTCCCAGAACACAGAACCCGAGCCTGGAGAAAGAGAAGCCAGCTGA